A single Cucumis melo cultivar AY chromosome 4, USDA_Cmelo_AY_1.0, whole genome shotgun sequence DNA region contains:
- the LOC103486463 gene encoding pentatricopeptide repeat-containing protein At3g53360, mitochondrial, which yields MAPIRTFNSIYFLTLASDAIVFFNPFSPSTSTKNFKPQLHLAHSHIRLSTQLAFSPCPVTVHYPHDDKIISLCKKNLHREALQAFDIFRKCSSSPLNSITYTHLINACSSLRSLEHGRKIHRHMLTCNYQPDMILQNHILSMYGKCGSLKEARNIFDAMPLKNVVSWTSMISGYSRYGQEDNAITLYIQMLRSGYIPDHFTFGSIVKSCSGLDDFMLARQLHAHVLKFEFGGHLIAQNALISMYTKFSQMADAINVFSRIIIKDLISWGSMIAGFSQLGYELEALCHFREMLSQSVYQPNEFVFGSAFSACSKLLEPDCGRQIHGLCIKLGLGSDIFAGCSLCDMYAKCGFLESARTVFYHIEKPDLVAWNAIIAGFASVSNAKESLSFFSQMRHRGVVPNDVTVLSLLCACSEPVMLNNGMQVHSYIVKMGFNLDIPVCNSLLSMYSKCSNLNDALQVFEGIGNKADIVSWNTLLTACLQQNQAGEVLRLTKLMFASRIMPDHVTLTNVLVSSGQIASYEVGSQIHCFIMKSGLNLDTSVSNALINMYTKCGSLECARKMFDSIGNPDIISWSSLIVGYAQAGCGKEAFELFRTMRGLGVKPNEITFLGILTACSHIGMVEEGLKLYRTMQEDYRISPTKEHCSCIVDLFARAGCLDVAEEFIKQMPFVPDVVVWKTLLAACKVHGNLEVGKRAAENVLKIDPSNSAAVVMLCNIHASSGHWKDLAQLRISMRRMDVGKVPGQSWIEIKDKVHVFLAEDNLHPERGKIYTMLEELMLQTLDDSCDPLQMVS from the coding sequence ATGGCACCTATAAGAACCTTcaattctatatattttttaactttaGCATCGGATGCTATTGTTTTCTTCAACCCTTTTAGTCCAAGTACGTCAACAAAGAACTTCAAACCTCAACTGCATTTAGCACACTCCCATATTCGACTCAGTACCCAGCTTGCCTTTTCTCCCTGCCCTGTTACTGTACATTATCCTCATGATGATAAGATAATCTCTCTCTGCAAGAAAAACTTGCACAGAGAAGCTCTTCAAGCATTTGACATCTTTCGGAAATGTTCAAGTTCTCCATTGAATTCTATCACTTATACCCATCTAATCAACGCATGCTCTTCTCTAAGATCCCTAGAGCACGGCAGGAAAATTCATCGCCATATGTTGACATGCAACTACCAGCCTGATATGATACTTCAGAATCACATTCTTAGTATGTATGGAAAATGTGGGTCTTTGAAGGAAGCAAGAAATATTTTTGATGCAATGCCTCTGAAGAATGTAGTATCTTGGACCTCCATGATATCTGGATACTCACGTTATGGTCAAGAGGATAATGCCATTACATTGTATATTCAAATGTTACGATCGGGATACATTCCTGATCACTTTACATTCGGAAGTATTGTAAAATCTTGCTCTGGACTTGATGATTTTATGCTAGCAAGGCAACTGCATGCTCACGTTCTGAAGTTTGAATTTGGCGGTCACCTAATTGCACAGAATGCTCTAATCTCAATGTATACCAAGTTCAGTCAAATGGCTGATGCAATAAATGTCTTCTCTCGTATTATTATAAAGGATCTAATTTCCTGGGGCTCAATGATTGCAGGGTTTTCTCAGCTTGGCTATGAGCTTGAAGCTTTATGCCATTTTAGGGAAATGCTTTCTCAGTCTGTCTATCAGCCAAATGAGTTTGTCTTCGGTAGTGCCTTCAGTGCTTGTAGCAAGCTCTTAGAACCAGATTGTGGACGCCAAATACATGGCTTGTGTATAAAATTGGGGTTAGGAAGTGATATTTTTGCTGGATGCTCCCTTTGTGACATGTATGCAAAGTGTGGGTTTTTAGAATCTGCAAGAACAGTATTTTATCATATTGAAAAGCCTGATTTAGTTGCCTGGAATGCTATTATAGCGGGATTTGCTAGTGTCAGTAATGCAAAGGAATCCTTGTCATTCTTTTCTCAAATGAGGCATAGAGGAGTTGTTCCAAATGATGTCACTGTTCTCTCTTTACTTTGTGCTTGTTCGGAGCCTGTGATGCTTAATAATGGAATGCAGGTTCACTCCTACATTGTCAAAATGGGCTTCAATTTAGATATTCCTGTGTGCAACAGTTTGCTCAGCATGTATTCGAAGTGctcaaatttgaatgatgcaCTTCAAGTATTTGAAGGCATAGGAAACAAAGCTGATATAGTTTCTTGGAACACCTTGCTTACAGCATGTCTCCAGCAGAACCAAGCTGGAGAGGTTTTAAGATTAACGAAGCTAATGTTTGCTTCTCGTATTATGCCTGACCATGTTACTTTAACTAATGTGTTGGTGTCATCTGGACAAATAGCATCTTATGAAGTGGGGAGTCAAATTCATTGTTTTATCATGAAATCAGGACTGAATCTTGATACTTCTGTTTCTAATGCATTAATCAATATGTATACGAAGTGTGGATCCCTTGAATGTGCTCGAAAGATGTTTGATTCCATTGGCAATCCTGATATCATTTCATGGAGTAGCTTGATTGTTGGATATGCACAGGCTGGATGCGGCAAGGAGGCTTTTGAGCTTTTCAGGACCATGAGAGGCCTCGGTGTAAAGCCAAATGAAATTACATTCCTAGGAATTCTTACTGCTTGTAGTCATATTGGAATGGTAGAAGAAGGTTTGAAGTTATACAGGACAATGCAAGAGGATTATCGTATTTCACCAACCAAAGAACACTGTTCATGTATAGTTGACTTGTTCGCTCGTGCTGGATGCTTGGATGTGGCAGAGGAGTTCATTAAGCAGATGCCTTTCGTTCCCGATGTTGTAGTCTGGAAGACTCTGCTAGCAGCATGTAAAGTCCATGGTAATCTTGAGGTTGGCAAAAGGGCTGCAGAGAATGTATTAAAAATCGATCCATCAAACTCCGCCGCAGTCGTAATGCTTTGTAACATACATGCTTCTTCCGGGCATTGGAAAGATTTAGCTCAACTAAGGATTTCAATGAGACGAATGGATGTCGGCAAAGTTCCAGGTCAGAGCTGGATTGAGATCAAGGATAAAGTTCATGTGTTTCTTGCAGAAGATAACTTACATCCTGAGAGAGGTAAAATTTACACAATGCTGGAAGAGCTGATGTTGCAAACTTTAGATGATAGTTGTGATCCATTACAGATGGTATCTTGA
- the LOC103486461 gene encoding protein IQ-DOMAIN 2 isoform X1 — MGRKGNWLRNLKKALSPSSKRKKDQKSKLSEKQKHPNSGPTPFVTIANQLSQIEKVKPTCQKNEGHCEVRRVPNSNSTGMASTTAATKCVQTITETQFTRKSREELAVIKIQSVFRGYLARSEIQALRGLLRLKSLMESFVVDRQAMNSIRCMQVFVRVHSQIRLRRLKKLEENHALQKRLLQKHSKELEIFQGGKGWNDSTQSKEQVEAKLQSKHEAAMRRERALAYAFSQQKISRNSSRSMSPLFTEPNNPTWGWSWLERWMAAQQWGEMSSGIASREINKANAQFELSSEKNSSTVSQSESHRYTFKPFSPSSKRRLIAEPKKLKSSSRKKNSFPEIEGFGLTLVVNSPTASRSESHRYTFSSLSTPSPQTSVAGGTKSVRARNNSIPDYDCKSLASIQSNKSHRHSNEGPRSSLWDEESQNRTPILPSYMTLTESSRVKSRLGSPIDMKNNETRARTSFSSSAKKHLLYLPSPAKSRRYYDRLEVDNGLKFE; from the exons ATGGGAAGGAAAGGAAACTGGCTTAGAAATTTGAAGAAAGCTCTCAGCCCCAGctccaaaagaaagaaagaccaG AAGAGTAAATTGtctgaaaaacaaaaacaccCCAATTCAGGTCCCACTCCTTTTGTGACTATTGCAAACCAGTTAAGTCAGATAGAAAAAGTAAAACCAACCTGTCAGAAGAATGAAGGCCACTGCGAAGTTCGTCGTGTTCCAAATTCAAATTCCACAGGCATGGCGTCTACCACCGCTGCCACCAAGTGTGTCCAAACCATTACTGAGACGCAATTCACCAGAAAATCTAGAGAAGAACTGGCAGTAATCAAGATTCAGTCAGTTTTTCGTGGATACCTG GCAAGATCAGAGATACAAGCCTTAAGAGGGTTGTTGAGGTTGAAATCATTGATGGAGAGTTTTGTTGTGGATCGTCAAGCTATGAACTCCATCCGGTGTATGCAAGTTTTTGTTCGTGTCCATTCCCAGATCCGATTGAGGAGGTTAAAGAAGCTGGAGGAAAATCACGCTCTACAGAAACGGCTCCTACAAAAACATTCAAAAGAACTAGAGATTTTTCAG GGTGGGAAAGGGTGGAATGACAGCACGCAATCAAAGGAACAGGTTGAGGCTAAACTACAAAGCAAGCATGAAGCAGCTATGAGAAGAGAGAGAGCATTGGCATATGCCTTTTCTCAACAG AAAATCTCGAGAAATTCTTCAAGGTCAATGAGTCCACTATTCACAGAACCGAACAATCCCACCTGGGGTTGGAGCTGGTTGGAGAGATGGATGGCAGCTCAACAATGGGGGGAAATGAGCTCTGGCATTGCTAGTAGAGAAATCAACAAAGCCAATGCTCAATTTGAACTGAGCTCCGAGAAAAATTCGTCAACCGTAAGCCAATCCGAAAGCCATAGATATACCTTCAAGCCCTTCTCACCTTCTTCAAAACGACGATTAATCGCAGAGCCGAAGAAATTGAAATCGTCAAGTAGGAAAAAGAATTCGTTTCCAGAAATTGAAGGATTCGGACTGACCTTGGTGGTAAATTCGCCAACAGCAAGCCGATCCGAAAGTCACAGATATACCTTCTCGTCCCTCTCAACTCCTTCCCCGCAAACATCAGTCGCAGGAGGGACGAAATCAGTACGCGCAAGAAATAACTCGATTCCTGATTATGACTGCAAGAGCCTGGCGAGTATCCAATCAAACAAATCGCATAGGCATAGCAATGAAGGACCTAGATCATCCTTATGGGACGAGGAAAGCCAAAACAGAACACCAATTCTTCCGAGTTACATGACTCTCACTGAATCTTCAAGAGTGAAATCTAGGTTGGGGAGTCCAATTGACATGAAGAATAATGAAACTCGAGCAAGGACGTCGTTTAGTTCTTCTGCTAAGAAACATTTGTTATATCTACCATCTCCGGCCAAGTCGAGGCGGTATTACGATCGTCTGGAGGTGGATAATGGCTTAAAATTTGAATGA
- the LOC103486461 gene encoding protein IQ-DOMAIN 2 isoform X2 — protein MGRKGNWLRNLKKALSPSSKRKKDQKSKLSEKQKHPNSGPTPFVTIANQLSQIEKVKPTCQKNEGHCEVRRVPNSNSTGMASTTAATKCVQTITETQFTRKSREELAVIKIQSVFRGYLARSEIQALRGLLRLKSLMESFVVDRQAMNSIRCMQVFVRVHSQIRLRRLKKLEENHALQKRLLQKHSKELEIFQGGKGWNDSTQSKEQVEAKLQSKHEAAMRRERALAYAFSQQDI, from the exons ATGGGAAGGAAAGGAAACTGGCTTAGAAATTTGAAGAAAGCTCTCAGCCCCAGctccaaaagaaagaaagaccaG AAGAGTAAATTGtctgaaaaacaaaaacaccCCAATTCAGGTCCCACTCCTTTTGTGACTATTGCAAACCAGTTAAGTCAGATAGAAAAAGTAAAACCAACCTGTCAGAAGAATGAAGGCCACTGCGAAGTTCGTCGTGTTCCAAATTCAAATTCCACAGGCATGGCGTCTACCACCGCTGCCACCAAGTGTGTCCAAACCATTACTGAGACGCAATTCACCAGAAAATCTAGAGAAGAACTGGCAGTAATCAAGATTCAGTCAGTTTTTCGTGGATACCTG GCAAGATCAGAGATACAAGCCTTAAGAGGGTTGTTGAGGTTGAAATCATTGATGGAGAGTTTTGTTGTGGATCGTCAAGCTATGAACTCCATCCGGTGTATGCAAGTTTTTGTTCGTGTCCATTCCCAGATCCGATTGAGGAGGTTAAAGAAGCTGGAGGAAAATCACGCTCTACAGAAACGGCTCCTACAAAAACATTCAAAAGAACTAGAGATTTTTCAG GGTGGGAAAGGGTGGAATGACAGCACGCAATCAAAGGAACAGGTTGAGGCTAAACTACAAAGCAAGCATGAAGCAGCTATGAGAAGAGAGAGAGCATTGGCATATGCCTTTTCTCAACAG GATATCTAG
- the LOC103486462 gene encoding beta-1,4-xylosyltransferase IRX9, with amino-acid sequence MGSTERPKKRAHLCKKAILHFSLCFIMGFFTGFAPTATKSSTSTSTITLSNTTKILPNFTRNLAAEPPPPARKRDREELVKKMVAPRRQIIIVTPTRSGDRNREVWLRRLGNTIRLVRQPLLWIVVEAKREGSNVAEIMRKTGIMYRHLVFKENFTDSEAEMNHQRNVALKHIEHHRLSGIVHFAGLSNFYDLRFFDELREIEVFGTWPMALVTANKKKVVIEGPICDSSQVIGWHLKKMANQTQSKPQIHISSFAFNSSILWDPERWGRTSSVQDTSQKSVNFVKQVVLEDEAKLTGIPSGDCSKIMLWSLRTSTKTAPDNQHLPPVQDVTQTPSQQGT; translated from the exons atgggtTCTACAGAAAGACCAAAAAAAAGAGCTCACCTTTGCAAAAAAGCCATCCTCCATTTCTCCCTCTGCTTCATCATGGGCTTCTTCACCGGTTTCGCTCCGACCGCCACCAAATCCTCCACCTCCACCTCCACCATCACTCTCTCAAACACAACCAAAATCCTCCCGAATTTCACCCGGAACCTGGCAGCGGAACCGCCACCACCGGCTAGGAAGAGAGATCGGGAGGAGTTAGTGAAGAAGATGGTAGCGCCGAGAAGGCAGATCATCATCGTGACTCCGACGAGGAGTGGCGATAGGAATAGAGAAGTATGGTTGAGGAGATTGGGGAATACGATACGGCTTGTTAGGCAGCCATTGTTGTGGATTGTGGTGGAGGCGAAAAGAGAAGGGAGTAATGTGGCGGAGATAATGAGGAAGACGGGGATTATGTATAGACATTTGGTTTTCAAAGAGAATTTTACGGATTCTGAAGCGGAGATGAATCATCAAAGGAATGTGGCTTTGAAGCATATTGAACATCATCGGCTTAGTGGGATTGTTCACTTTGCTGGACTTTCTAACTTTTACGATCTTCGATTCTTCGATGAACTCAGGGAAATTGA GGTGTTTGGGACATGGCCAATGGCACTGGTGACAGCAAACAAAAAGAAGGTGGTAATTGAAGGGCCAATTTGTGATTCTTCTCAAGTAATTGGATGGCATTTGAAAAAAATGGCTAACCAAACACAATCTAAACCCCAAATCCATATTTCCAGCTTTGCTTTCAATAGTTCCATTCTTTGGGACCCTGAAAGATGGGGCAGAACTTCCTCTGTCCAAGACACTTCTCAG AAGTCTGTCAATTTCGTGAAACAAGTAGTACTTGAAGATGAAGCAAAACTAACCGGCATTCCTTCGGGAGATTGCTCAAAAATCATGCTATGGAGCCTTCGTACCTCCACGAAAACTGCGCCAGACAATCAACACCTGCCACCTGTACAGGATGTCACCCAAACTCCGTCACAGCAGGGGACATGA
- the LOC103486465 gene encoding uncharacterized protein LOC103486465, producing MWQALLAAAVAGSTGLVAKHILGAGVNPDGTALVEESKKCDESCEDREKPDGIEKLKGPIKTEFGSLVSNELNESEREGVFRFSSSSSRGATSSRHRSKNLRKKTRIRFRGGEKEARGGNGEMENCTGGRELAMGPKKSSGRFSVCLKKRRTSKNSGAAKTESCSSKDDSLFHWGIGVGIMYMMSAGKAEINKLNVTVDETAKVVRELKSELYKRKYSRHVEAGKGRECNRIEPEIDRSSADIQRLSEARNYTVSMFDDGECESSVLTEEPDPEIHDMDQLEAELATELQKLPWCSTEDSCQAGALMGLEKTKVSSNELHGPENSRSLTYPSQGVVPAELDQKLCHLLIEQQEHQIVELESELNVAQSKLNEKEAELQALKDCVRRLTEFSLTNASDDEADAHTEKNQSISWEQGFEPMRPVVVGMKRPVESEPWHCNV from the exons ATGTGGCAGGCTCTTCTGGCGGCGGCGGTGGCAGGATCCACCGGACTGGTCGCGAAACACATTCTAGGCGCCGGTGTAAACCCTGATGGGACTGCACTCGTAGAAGAATCGAAGAAATGTGATGAGAGTTGCGAAGATCGAGAGAAACCCGATGGCATTGAAAAGTTGAAGGGTCCGATCAAAACGGAATTTGGGTCCCTGGTCTCTAATGAACTGAACGAGTCTGAACGTGAGGGGGTTTTTAGGTTTTCGAGTTCGAGTTCACGTGGAGCGACGAGCTCTCGACATCGATCGAAGAATTTGCGGAAGAAAACAAGGATTCGGTTCCGTGGAGGGGAAAAAGAAGCTAGGGGGGGAAATGGAGAAATGGAGAATTGTACTGGTGGTAGAGAATTGGCGATGGGGCCGAAAAAGAGTTCGGGAAGGTTCTCTGTTTGTTTGAAGAAGAGGAGAACTAGTAAGAACTCAGGTGCTGCCAAGACTGAATCATGCTCTTCCAAAG ATGACTCTTTATTTCATTGGGGTATTGGTGTTGGAATCATGTACATGATGTCAGCGGGAAAAGCAGAAATAAATAAGTTGAATGTAACTGTGGACGAGACTGCAAAAGTTGTTCGAGAATTGAAATCAGAACTTTACAAGAGAAAATATTCACGTCATGTGGAGGCAGGCAAAGGTAGAGAATGCAATAGAATTGAACCTGAAATTGACAGGTCAAGCGCAGATATCCAGCGATTGAGTGAGGCAAGAAATTACACAGTGTCTATGTTTGACGATGGGGAATGTGAAAGCAGTGTTCTTACTGAAGAACCAGATCCAGAGATACATGATATGGATCAACTGGAAGCAGAGCTCGCGACTGAATTGCAAAAACTCCCATGGTGTTCAACAGAAGATTCTTGCCAAGCAGGAGCTTTAATGGGCCTAGAAAAG ACCAAAGTTTCATCTAATGAATTACATGGGCCAGAGAACTCGAGATCTCTTACTTATCCCTCGCAGGGAGTGGTACCAGCTGAATTGGATCAGAAACTCTGCCATTTGCTTATTGAACAGCAGGAGCATCAAATTGTGGAGTTGGAATCTGAACTGAATGTTGCCCAATCAAAGCTAAATGAGAAAGAAGCTGAACTTCAAGCCTTGAAGGACTGTGTCAGACGCCTCACTGAATTCTCTCTGACAAATGCTTCAG ATGATGAAGCCGATGCTCATACTGAGAAGAACCAGAGCATCTCGTGGGAGCAGGGCTTTGAACCAATGAGACCAGTAGTTGTGGGGATGAAAAGGCCTGTTGAATCTGAACCCTGGCATTGTAATGTATGA
- the LOC103486464 gene encoding DEAD-box ATP-dependent RNA helicase 57 produces the protein MEKGTSFLFAGIHFNKKRFAADFARFEGKTESDNVVEGPSSIGNGVLEVHEGSTPSDKRKRKRKSETAKSVEGFSVFKDSKSTADASVNEENHLSENDPSNEKKEFYRKLERDALFRKKYNIHVSGNNITSPLQNFGELSTRYDCDSYLLHNLIELGFKEPTPIQRQAIPVLLSGRECFACAPTGSGKTLAFVCPMLMRLKDPSKEGIRAVILCPTRELASQTTRECKKLAKGKKFHIKLVTKEVLRHADFSKFSCDVLISTPLRLRLAIRKKKIDLSRVEYLVLDESDKLFELGLIKQIDTVVKACSNPSIVRSLFSATLPDFVEDLARSVMHDAVRVIVGRKNTASETVKQKLVFAGSEEGKLLALRQSFSESLNPPVLIFVQSKERAKELYAELAFENIRVSVIHSDLSQLERENVVDDFRAGKTWVLIATDVISRGMDFKGVNCVINYDFPDSAAAYIHRIGRSGRAGRSGEAITFYTDEDIPFLRNIANVMSASGCEVPSWITELRKMKWKKHRPKRDSISTKPNEDGDTEPPKKKTKKHRPKRNSIATKPNQDGDTELKKKISRKLKRKRDSDSIKSKDGDDAGLQKKKSKKHRHKRDSLSTKPKNDDEA, from the exons aTGGAGAAAGGAACTTCTTTCTTGTTCGCCGGCATTCATTTCAACAAGAAGAGGTTTGCGGCAGATTTTGCTAGATTTGAG GGGAAAACAGAAAGTGACAATGTAGTGGAGGGTCCGAGTTCCATTGGCAACGGTGTTTTGGAAGTCCATGAGGGTTCAACACCTTCGGataagagaaagaggaagaggaaatcAGAAACCGCAA AATCGGTGGAGGGATTCAGCGTCTTCAAGGATTCAAAATCAACAGCAGATGCTTCGGTGAATGAAGAGAATCATCTGTCTGAAAACGATCCATCCAATGAGAAGAAGGAATTTTATCGGAAACTCGAG AGAGATGCTCTTTTCCGGAAGAAGTATAATATTCATGTCTCTGGGAACAATATCACATCGCCACTTCAGAATTTTGGAGAGTTGAGCACTAG ATATGACTGTGACTCATACTTACTACATAATCTCATAGAACTCGGGTTTAAAGAGCCAACACCAATTCAAAGGCAGGCTATTCCAGTCCTCTTATCT GGCCGTGAATGCTTTGCTTGTGCCCCAACTGGTTCTGGAAAAACCTTGGCTTTTGTGTGCCCTATGCTTATGAGACTCAAG GATCCATCAAAGGAAGGAATCCGTGCTGTTATACTTTGTCCAACACGAGAGTTAGCATCTCAGACAACAAGGGAATGCAAAAAATTAGCTAAAGGGAAAAAATTCCATATCAAGTTGGTGACAAAAGAAGTTTTAAGACATGCTGATTTCTCAAAGTTCTCATGTGATGTACTCATATCCACGCCACTTAGGTTAAGGCTTGCTATTCGGAAAAAGAAGATCGATCTCAGTCG GGTGGAATATCTTGTTTTGGATGAATCTGATAAGTTATTTGAGCTTGGCTTGATAAAACAGATTGATACCGTTGTTAAAGCATGCTCGAATCCTTCAATAGTTCGCTCATTGTTTAGTGCTACTTTACCTGATTTTGTTGAGGATCTTGCTCGCTCTGTAATGCATGATGCTGTTCGGGTTATTGTTGGCAGGAA GAACACTGCTTCTGAAACTGTTAAGCAAAAATTGGTTTTTGCCGGAAGTGAAGAAGGAAAGCTTCTTGCACTTCGTCAAAGCTTTTCAGAG AGTTTGAATCCACCAGTATTGATCTTTGTTCAAAGCAAGGAGCGGGCCAAAGAACTTTATGCTGAGCTAGCATTTGAGAACATCAGGGTCAGTGTTATCCATTCTGACTTGTCACAGTTGGAG CGAGAAAATGTTGTTGACGATTTCAGAGCTGGAAAAACTTGGGTTTTAATCGCCACTGATGTAATTTCTCGAGGAATGGATTTCAAGGGGGTCAACTGTGTAATCAATTATGATTTTCCAGATTCTGCGGCGGCATACATTCATCGAATTG GTCGTTCCGGCAGAGCAGGAAGGAGTGGAGAAGCCATTACATTTTATACAGACGAGGACATCCCATTTCTGCGAAATATAGCCAATGTTATGTCAGCCTCAGGTTGTGAAGTCCCATCTTGGATCACCGAGCTTCGGAAAATGAAGTGGAAAAAACACAGGCCGAAGAGAGATTCAATCTCAACCAAACCAAATGAAGATGGTGACACTGAGCCACCAAAAAAGAAGACGAAAAAACACAGGCCTAAAAGGAATTCAATCGCAACCAAACCAAATCAGGATGGTGACACCGagctaaagaaaaaaatttcaagaaaactcaAGCGTAAGAGAGATTCAGACTCAATAAAATCAAAGGATGGCGATGACGCTGGGCTGCAGAAAAAGAAGTCGAAAAAACACAGGCATAAAAGAGACTCATTGTCAACCAAACCAAAGAATGATGACGAAGCCTAA
- the LOC103486466 gene encoding uncharacterized protein LOC103486466, producing the protein MKPSAKPISSPGRTEKFPPPLMRFLRSNVGSKSRGRSRASPMMFMRRKTNATAIETQEPSSPKVTCIGQVRVRRATTRRRKRSGTPTRRRRCRWTRAALFCPCFRKKFKPNSSPIFQRLVSFFQCGFRRKPKVRTNSPPRETPFHGGVEISNTEIQVVAAVDNDEEEEEETAEALISSNSSPPKNALLLTRCRSAPYRSTSLASRFWGSPLKNEENQEEKEEEKEKEQSTKPNNGGKTVEIEKPTSQRASVSDQDPSGGLEFEEDEEFAKNIDEHSIPERIVTSANIKREKTGEEEEALGSSSRPLILTRCKSEPSRTAEKMNPEVGFWKKRRLGIPDSCLPNNL; encoded by the coding sequence atgaaGCCATCGGCGAAGCCGATATCGAGTCCAGGTCGGACGGAGAAATTTCCGCCGCCATTGATGAGGTTTTTGAGGAGCAATGTGGGGAGCAAAAGCAGAGGAAGGTCACGTGCTAGTCCGATGATGTTCATGAGAAGGAAGACTAACGCAACCGCCATTGAAACTCAAGAGCCTTCATCCCCTAAAGTCACTTGTATCGGCCAAGTCCGAGTTCGTCGCGCCACCACGCGCCGCCGAAAGCGTTCTGGTACTCCTACGCGCCGTCGTCGATGTCGTTGGACCCGAGCTGCTCTGTTTTGCCCCTGTTTTCGAAAGAAATTCAAACCCAATTCTTCTCCAATTTTTCAGAGATTGGTCTCGTTTTTTCAATGTGGGTTCCGCCGGAAACCCAAAGTTAGAACAAATTCGCCGCCGCGGGAAACCCCCTTTCATGGCGGAGTTGAAATTTCAAACACAGAAATCCAAGTTGTCGCCGCTGTCGACaacgatgaagaagaagaagaagaaaccgCCGAAGCGTTGATTTCTTCAAATTCTTCTCCCCCGAAGAACGCATTGTTATTAACGAGATGCAGATCTGCTCCATATCGATCGACATCATTAGCGAGTAGATTTTGGGGGTCTCCTTTGAAAAACGAGGAAAAtcaggaagaaaaagaagaagaaaaagaaaaagaacagaGCACAAAGCCCAACAATGGCGGAAAAACAGTCGAGATTGAGAAACCCACATCCCAAAGAGCTTCAGTTTCGGATCAAGATCCGAGTGGAGGCTTAGAATTCGAGGAGGACGAGGAATTTGCGAAGAACATTGACGAACATTCCATTCCAGAAAGAATCGTCACATCAGCTAATATTAAACGGGAAAAAAcaggggaagaagaagaagccctCGGAAGCTCATCTCGGCCGTTGATTTTGACACGTTGCAAATCGGAACCGTCGAGAACGGCGGAGAAGATGAATCCAGAAGTAGGATTCTGGAAGAAGAGAAGGTTGGGGATTCCTGATTCTTGCTTACCAAACAATTTAtaa